The following proteins come from a genomic window of Populus alba chromosome 12, ASM523922v2, whole genome shotgun sequence:
- the LOC118031192 gene encoding protein ROOT HAIR DEFECTIVE 3 homolog 2, whose protein sequence is MCHLSSNTVHSRILSPYSPSCQVYLNTVPVFPHGGVRLQNRKSKVELSVKSLPSLLFSYVKLLFLKHTSRAVGLSYTITMAEDCCSFQLISGAGVLNVEGLENFTRTTNLAQHRLSYAAVAIIGPQSSGKSTLLNQLFRTDFTMMDAYEGRGQTTQGIWIGKGIGIEPFTIAMDVEGSDSSERGQDGTTTFEKRSALFALAIADIVIINMWCHDIGREHAASRPLLKTVFEAMTRLFGARKTTLLFVLRDQTPTPLARLENILRRDIDQIWAAAAKTKALGWNLGDYFNVEIIALPNYVHEKERFNEQVALLRQRFIDSISPGGLVGDRKDVQPASGFSLRAEQIWKTIKENKDLDLPALEVMVATFRCEQIAKEKLSRLKLDETWLAMRKALKSGPVSEFGKKLSSILENYLSPYDMETMGYEERIRKDRRQRLETEALEAVYPAYAAMLQHLRSIALKSFKTKLEKTVTEKRGDGFKAFVDSCGRSIMLEFKKGCEDATIKKRVSGWVAGEANVKEKLQLEIENLKSDKKAEYEAEGKKIQKEKIKKGVTTSAGVVAGVTVGAALTLVSDPVTAAATGLGVSAATIQLIDVVRDVVRRRS, encoded by the exons ATGTGCCACTTGTCTAGTAATACTGTACACAGCAGAATTCTTAGCCCTTATAGTCCTAGCTGTCAAGTCTATCTTAATACAGTCCCAGTTTTTCCACATGGTGGTGTGCGCTTACAAAATCGAAAATCTAAAGTTGAGTTGTCTGTAAAATCCCTTCCATCCCTTCTCTTCTCGTACGTAAAACTCTTGTTCCTTAAACACACGTCTAGAGCTGTCGGGCTGAGTTATACAATAACAATGGCGGAAGATTGTTGCAGCTTCCAACTCATTAGCGGTGCTGGTGTCTTAAACGTGGAAGGACTCGAAAACTTCACGAGGACCACTAACCTCGCACAGCATCGTCTCTCCTATGCTGCTGTTGCAATTATTGGCCCCCAAAGCAGCG GGAAGAGCACCCTCTTGAATCAGCTCTTTCGGACAGATTTCACGATGATGGATGCATATGAAGGAAG ggGTCAAACAACCCAAGGCATTTGGATTGGGAAGGGTATTGGTATTGAGCCTTTCACAATTGCCATGGACGTGGAGGGATCGGACAGCAGCGAAAGAGGCCag GACGGCACAACTACATTTGAAAAGCGAAGTGCTCTATTTGCTCTGGCAATTGCTGACATTGTAATAATAAACAT GTGGTGCCATGACATTGGTCGAGAACATGCTGCCAGCAGACCCCTTTTGAAAACAGTTTTTGAG GCCATGACGCGTTTATTTGGCGCCCGCAAAACAACCCTGCTGTTTGTTCTCCGTGACCAAACTCCG ACTCCACTTGCACGCCTGGAAAATATTTTGAGGCGAGATATTGATCAG ATATGGGCTGCAGCTGCTAAAACCAAGGCTCTTGGATGGAATCTGggtgattattttaat gtgGAGATCATTGCTTTGCCTAACTATGTACACGAGAAGGAGAGGTTTAATGAGCAG GTTGCTCTGCTGAGGCAGCGGTTCATCGATTCCATCTCTCCGGGAGGTCTTGTTGGTGATAGGAAGGATGTCCAACCTGCTTCGGGGTTTTCCCTTCGAGCAGAACAGATATGGAAAACCATAAAGGAAAACAAGGATCTGGATCTTCCTGCTCTGGAG GTGATGGTTGCCACATTTCGATGTGAACAGATTGCCAAGGAGAAGCTCAGTCGCTTGAAATTGGATGag ACTTGGTTGGCAATGCGTAAAGCTCTTAAATCCGGCCCCGTATCGGAGTTTGGGAAAAAGCTCAGCTCTATTTTGGAAAACTATCTCTCTCC ATATGACATGGAGACGATGGGTTATGAAGAAAGAATTAGAAAAGACAGACGGCAACGGTTGGAAACAGAAGCACTAGAA GCTGTATACCCAGCTTATGCTGCCATGCTGCAACATCTACGTTCTATTGCACTGAAAAGCTTCAAGACTAAGCTGGAAAAGACGGTGACGGAGAAACGAGGAGATGGATTTAAAGCTTTTGTTGATTCTTGTGGTCGGTCCATCATGCTCGAATTTAAAAAAGGAtgtgaag ATGCAACTATTAAAAAAAGGGTTAGTGGCTGGGTTGCTGGAGAAGCCAATGTCAAGGAAAAACTTCaacttgaaattgaaaatcttaAATCCGATAAGAAAGCCGAATATGAG GCTGAAGGGAAGAAAAtccagaaagaaaaaattaagaaaggagTAACTACGAGTGCGGGGGTCGTGGCGGGGGTAACGGTGGGGGCGGCATTGACGTTGGTTAGTGATCCAGTCACGGCAGCTGCAACAGGGTTGGGGGTATCGGCTGCAACAATACAGCTAATTGATGTTGTGAGAGATGTTGTTCGTAGACGTAGTTAA
- the LOC118031194 gene encoding protein ROOT HAIR DEFECTIVE 3 homolog 2-like, protein MDRTVPDPSLQNTFMGATLDPLASDTWEEVSPEATTLLKPEDCKSLWMNIIEKIKLMVTGARSRQDGHRKTGSYAAAAAAAGAGAAAAAAAAAVAAAAGAAAGAAVAAAAAAGAVVAGPAAVLNAGVATFMGVMRL, encoded by the exons atggaTAGAACTGTTCCTGATCCATCTTTGCAAAATACATTCATGGGAGCTACACTGGATCCCCTTGCCTCAGATACATGGGAAGAG GTTTCTCCAGAAGCTACCACTCTACTTAAACCAGAGGACTGCAAATCATTGTGGATGAATATCATAGAAAAGATAAAGCTTATGGTGACCGGAGCTAGATCCCGCCAG GATGGTCACAGGAAAACTGGAAGCTATgcagcagctgctgctgctgctggtgctggtgctgctgctgctgctgctgctgctgcagttgctgctgctgcaggtgctgctgctggtgctgcagttgctgctgctgctgcagctgGGGCTGTGGTGGCGGGGCCGGCTGCAGTGTTAAATGCAGGGGTTGCGACTTTCATGGGAGTGATGAGGCTGTGA